The sequence below is a genomic window from Terriglobales bacterium.
TTCCTAACCGGTCTTGGCATCGGCGCTGCACTGGGCGTGCTCTACGCTCCGAAATCCGGCCGCGAAACGCGCGAAGTCCTGGTCAGACAGGCCGAAGAAGGACGCAATCTGGTGATGGAACGCGCGCAGCGCGCCAAGGAGCAGGCCAACCAGTGGGTGGACAAAGGCCGAGATGTGATCAGTCAGCAGAAGGAGCAGTTCAAGTCGGCTTACGAAGCGGGACGCCAGGCCTATCGCGAAGCCACCGAAGGAGAAAGCAAGGCGTAAGCGCGCCGGCGATCAATCATGGAAACGCGCTTTACAGTCCTGCTCGTTGAAATCGGCGTAGCGCTGGCGTTGCAGCTCGGGATCCTGCTCGCCATCCTGGCCACGGTGAAGAAGAGTTCCGCGCGCATGCAGTCGCTTGCCGAGGAAGTGCAGCGGCGTGCCCTGCCCACGCTGGAAGCCGCGCAGTCCTTGATTCAGACCACCAAGCCGAAAATCGAGGAACTGGTGGCCGACGCCGCCGCTTCCACTGCCACGATCAGGGCGCAGGTGGAACGTCTGGACGCAACCGTTTCCGATGTCATCGATCGCACGCGCCTACACGTCATACGCGCGGACGAAATCGTTACCCGGACGATGGACCGCGTGGAAGAAACAACCGACATCGTGCATCACACGGTGATTTCGCCAGTGCGCCAGATCGCCGCCGTGGTCCAGGGCTTCACCGCCGGCCTGGGCACGCTGATGGGCCGCCGCGCCCGCAATCACTCCGGACAACCGCAGGACGAGATGTTCATTTAAAGTGAAAAGTGAAATCGGGTAATTGAGGAAAGTAGAAGGTAAATTGATCTGTCTTACTTTTTACTTTATCCAATTACCCGATTCCCCTTTTTGTGAACCTGCCCGGCGAATACGCGCTGAGTTCGAACTCCGGCGGTAAGCCGCGAATCACCTGGGTCATCACTAGGGCGGTTACCGGCGCGAGCAGGATCCCATTGCGATAGTGCCCGGTCGCCACGAAGTACCCGTCGGTTTCGCCGCGTCCCAGGATTGGCAAGCCGTCCGGGGTGCCGGGCCGCAGTCCAGCCCATGCCTCCAGCATGCGTGCTTCGCCCAATTCGGGCACCAGTTCAGCGGCTTTCTGATGCAGGCGCTGGACCGTGTCCGGGATTACCCGCTTGTCGAAGCCGGCTTCTTCTGTCGTCGATCCAACCAGAATTCGCCCATCGCTGCGCGGTACCAGGTAAACTTCCGGGCCGCGCACCACGTGATGCAGCAGGTCTCGTCGCGGCGCAATCAATGCCAGCATCTGGCCTTTAACCGGCCTGGTCGGAATGCGCACGCCGCCGGCAAGCTCGGCGGCCCACGCGCCACAGCAATTCACTACCACAGGCGCATGGAAGGCGGTCTTGGCGGTTTTCACGCCCTCCACGACAGCATTGCTCATCATCAGCTCGGTGGCCGGGGTTCCCGAAGAGACGTCGATGTCTCGATGTTTTGCCGCTTTCAATAAAGCCGTCGTCAGCGCCCTAGGATCGACGCTTCTCTCTTGCAGCAGCACCGCGACGCCGGTATAAGCCAGGCAGGGTTCCAGCGACTTGAGTTGGTCGCCTTCAGTCATACCCGCCGCGATCGTACCCAAGGCAAAGTTCGACTCAGGAAAATAAATCGTTCCCGACTCGCGCAAGTCCACGTTCACGCCGGACTCGTCCTGCAGTTGGTGAACGAACTCCGGATACATCAGGGCGCTAGCCACTGCGAGCGGACGCAACGCTTCGGGCGTATGCGGATCCAGATCGGCCAGCATACCGGCCGCGGCATATGATGCTTCCCGCGCCGGTTCGGCGCGCTCCACTACCAGCACCTTGGCCCCATGCCGGCGCAGCGACAACGCCAGCGACATCCCGATGATCCCGCCGCCAACAATGATTGCGTCCCAGGTCTTCACGAAGGCATTTTAGACCGGTGCCCGGAAGGAACTATTGCGCGGTGCTCGCCCGCACCGCGTCCGGCTGTTCGCCGATAAGCTTGGAAAAGACTACCAGGCGTTTTGGCGCCGGGCCGATGTAGTAAGTCGGGTAGCATGTGATCAGGGTCAACTCGCTGTCCTTGGCCGGGCGGACCACCGACATGTCGTCGGGTTCGACGATCTTCTTGCCCACCACCTGGTAGCGGAAAGTCTTGCCCTCGCGCTGCACCATGACAATGTCGCCCTTTTCGAGTTCATGAATGTGGCGGAAGAATGTATCGCGATGACCGGTGATCACAGAATTTCCGGTCTCTCCCGGGGCGGGCGTTTCTTTCATGTGACCAGGGCCCAGTAACAGTGACCGGTAGGTGGTGCCTTCCACTACCACCGAGTCGAGGTCGATCTTGGGGACGGAAAGCCGGGTCAACCCGTCTTGAGTGACTGTCGTTGAGGCTGGGTTCGCCACGGCAGCGTGTGGCGCCTGCTGCTGTTGCTCCCATGCCCGCGCCAGCTGATGCTGCTCATAAAACATCTCCCCGTACTGCCCACCCACGTAGCCGAGAAGCACCGCGCCCACAATCACCAGCATGGGCGAAATCGCCTGCCGCAAGTTTCGGTCCTTGCGGAACTCTCGCGCGTGCTGCACTCCAGCACGCAGAAAGGCACGGAATCTGTCCATGGAGCGTCGTGCGATGTTCTGCCAGAACTGCAGGTCCACATTGATCAAGCGCGCGTTCTCCGGCGTAAATGGATTGCAAGTGAATCGGGGCCTGTCTGTGTAAGATGCCCAAATCCAGCATCTCGGAACCCGGGGACCTCAATCGGGATGGCTGGAAGCGGCAAAAAGAGAGACACGGTTGCCCGTGCCTCAGCACGCCAATAGAAACCGGAGCTACCGCGGCCTGGTCTTCATCGCCGAAGCAATTCCGCCCAGCAGTACGCCAAAACCGATAACCGAAAGCAGCGGGAGCGCCCCGGCAGCCGACGGCGGTTCGTCATCGGTGGATTGATCCTTGGGTTGCTCCACCCGGAAAGCGGCTTGAATCATGCTCGGGCTGTGATGCCGCAGAGCGATCGCCGCACCCGGAGTGGGCCCCGGTTGTACCACGACAAAGGGCACTTCGCTGCTCGCTCCCGCAATGGGGGTCCCATTGGCGTCCACCAGTTGCACCACAACCGTATGCGCTCCCGGCGTCAGTCCGGTAAACGTGTAGCTCGTCGAGTTGGTTGTGACTGGATCCCGGCTGTCGAGCTTCACCCGGAAAGTCGGCACGCCGGCAGCCGAGGCTCCGCCGTTGGTAAGTTCAAATTGCACGTCGACGGACGTCTGTTGCACGTGCGCGCCCGGCTTCGGCGAGGTGATCCTAAGCACATTGCCAGTAGGCGTTCCCCCCTGGCCAGCCCCCTGGCTCGGGGCAATCCCGGCATTTTGCGCGTACACCTGGACCGGCAACAGCGCCACGGATACAAGTAAGACCCTAATGATGGTTGATTTCACTTCGCTCCCCCCAAGTTATCCACCCTAGATAAAGTGAAAATTTATGCTTCAACGTAGTCCCCACCTGCCAACAGTTGGAAGTTCCCGCCCCGCTTCTCTGTCGGCCAGCTCTGCCGGATATTACGGCGCTGGGCCTAAGAGGATGTGTGTCTTACGTGGCGGCACTCTATTGCCGTCTATCCAGGGGTACTTCTGCTGCTGATGAGGTGTGCAATTGTCAAACCAAAGCAGCACCTTAACCCGCTGTTTTTCTTCAGTTCACCTGACGATGCCGGGCTTAACCACATATCTGTCCGGAGCGTCCCGGAACTCAGAACTCGAGAACGTGTTCATTGACAGTGCAGGGCTTCTGCTTAACAATTACTCATCCTTCAACTCAGGTCAGGAGAATTATGTCCGAAGAACATGATGACCAAGGTGTAAGCACCGGCTCAGGCGGCAACTTGCTGCGCTATGTGCTGCTGGCAGTCGCGATGGTTTATGTGATCGCTTCGCTTTATTTCATTGTCGATTCGCGCGGGCGCATCGACAAGCTGGAAGCGGGGCAGACCGCGGCTAAGGCCGAGAACGCGCAACTGCTGAAGCGTCTTGGCATTGCTGAATCCAGCCTGAAGGCAGAAACGCAGGTTCTGGCGGAAAAAGTTGGCTTGACCCAGAAGGAAATCGCCTCGCGCTCCGCCGCTCTGCAGCGGGAGCAGAGACAGGCCGAGCAGCGCATCACCGAGCAGACCCAGAAACAGGTCGGCGCTGTCAGTGGGGAAGTGGCTGGTGTCAGGACCGATCTTGGCGGGGCCAAGAGCGACATCGCCGCCACCAGGACTGAGTTGGAAGCGACCAAGTCGAAGCTGGAGCGCGTCATGGGCGACCTCAACGTGCAGAGCGGCCTGATCGCGCACACCCGCGACGATCTGGAGGTCTTGAAGCATCGCGGCGACCGCAATATTTACGAATTCTCATTGCAGAAGGGCGGCCGGCCGACGCCGGTTTCCACCGTCAGCCTGCAGCTCAAGAAGGTGGACGGCAAGAAAGGCAAGTTCACCCTGAACGTCATGGCCGACGATCGCACCATCGAGAAAAAAGATCGCACCTTGTTCGAACCGCTGCAGTTCTATACCGGGCGTGACCGCAACCTGTACGAGGTTGTGGTGATGTCGGCGGACAAGAACAAAATCACCGGGTACCTGAGTGCGCCCAAAGGAGCGCCCGTTCCGACTGTGCAGCAATAGAGGTGTGGTCGTACTCTCTCATGTACCCAGGCGGCGTCGTTCTCGTACAGATCGTGGTTCGCACGCTGGTCATCTACCTCGTCGTGCTGCTCGGCGTTCGGCTGAGCGGCAAGCGCGAGGTCGGCCAGATGACGCCCTTCGATCTCACCCTGCTCCTGTTGATCAGCAATTCGGTGCAGAACGCCATGACCGGTCCCGACACCTCGCTGCTCGGTGGCGTGGCCGCGGCGGTCACCTTGTTGGTGGTCAACTACATTGTCGCGGAAGTCTCCGGCTTGAATCGCCGTTTTCGCCGCCTCATCCAGGGTTCGCCGTCGCTGCTGGTGCACAACGGTGAAGTGATTGCTCCCCACATGGCGCGCGAGCACGTGTCGAATGACGAATTAATGCGCGCCCTCCGGGAGCACGGCATCTGTAATGTGACAGATGTTGCCCTCGCTGTGCTCGAGGTCGATGGCTCCATCAGTTGTTTGAAATACGACGATGTCCCAGCCGGCGCGCAGCCTCACAAGCGGTTGAAGTTCCTGCACAGAAATCAGTAATTGCGCTTGGAATCCGCCTGCAGCTTGCCAACCGCGCGGCTGAAGGTGCGGGCAATGGCCTCTTCGGAATCGTACAGGATCATGGCGACGGTTCGCAGCGCGAGGCGCTCGGCCGACTTGAGGGTGAACACCAGCCGTTCGCGGTCCGACAACGCCGGAAACTGCCGGTCTGACTTCAGGCCTGGAGTTCCCACGGTGTCCGGGGTCCGTTGCAGCCACTGCTCGGCCGCGATCTGATACAGCCAAACG
It includes:
- a CDS encoding YtxH domain-containing protein gives rise to the protein MSDNDGNGFLWFLTGLGIGAALGVLYAPKSGRETREVLVRQAEEGRNLVMERAQRAKEQANQWVDKGRDVISQQKEQFKSAYEAGRQAYREATEGESKA
- the thiO gene encoding glycine oxidase ThiO, with the protein product MKTWDAIIVGGGIIGMSLALSLRRHGAKVLVVERAEPAREASYAAAGMLADLDPHTPEALRPLAVASALMYPEFVHQLQDESGVNVDLRESGTIYFPESNFALGTIAAGMTEGDQLKSLEPCLAYTGVAVLLQERSVDPRALTTALLKAAKHRDIDVSSGTPATELMMSNAVVEGVKTAKTAFHAPVVVNCCGAWAAELAGGVRIPTRPVKGQMLALIAPRRDLLHHVVRGPEVYLVPRSDGRILVGSTTEEAGFDKRVIPDTVQRLHQKAAELVPELGEARMLEAWAGLRPGTPDGLPILGRGETDGYFVATGHYRNGILLAPVTALVMTQVIRGLPPEFELSAYSPGRFTKRGIG
- a CDS encoding class D sortase; this encodes MDLQFWQNIARRSMDRFRAFLRAGVQHAREFRKDRNLRQAISPMLVIVGAVLLGYVGGQYGEMFYEQHQLARAWEQQQQAPHAAVANPASTTVTQDGLTRLSVPKIDLDSVVVEGTTYRSLLLGPGHMKETPAPGETGNSVITGHRDTFFRHIHELEKGDIVMVQREGKTFRYQVVGKKIVEPDDMSVVRPAKDSELTLITCYPTYYIGPAPKRLVVFSKLIGEQPDAVRASTAQ
- a CDS encoding YetF domain-containing protein — its product is MYPGGVVLVQIVVRTLVIYLVVLLGVRLSGKREVGQMTPFDLTLLLLISNSVQNAMTGPDTSLLGGVAAAVTLLVVNYIVAEVSGLNRRFRRLIQGSPSLLVHNGEVIAPHMAREHVSNDELMRALREHGICNVTDVALAVLEVDGSISCLKYDDVPAGAQPHKRLKFLHRNQ